GTTCAACTTTCAgttagaaacattttttatttaagtagtttttataattaaataagctcttttttttattttttattttgacttccTGAAGcataggtaaaaaaaacttaatggGCAATATGCAGGGTCCACATGAattcatgacaataaaaacactgtgcaataatagttaaaatagttttttttctgtctgtaaatattatatttcagttgttgtgtttttctactgtttttgttgcttatttataatacttatttttttatttcttattttttatcttgtcttcttctactatgtctcttgtgtgcactttactctatgctgctgtaagcctgcaaatttccccgctgcgggactaataaaggattcttatcttatcttatcttatcttatcttaattccAACAATATGTGTTTCCTTTGTttgcacacattttacattttaaatactcacctgctgtacatagtaaagttttcattccttttgtgtatttttatcttgtatattgttgttattgtgtttgttgttcactgctgctggctggctgagggctaccaaatGAAATTTcattgtatcactacaatgacaataaacatctctttatctttatatttatctttaatcATTCCTCTTGTTAATACTGGCCTTTAACAGATCCATTCATAGtgcattttcaatttaaatgatGGTGCCAAAATTCACAGCTCTCCAGCTGATGTCAGGCTTTTGCATTCTCAGTTATACAAATCACATTGATATATTCCCTATGTGACagtttcttttatatttcatgttccCCAGTTTGTTGTGCTGGTGGTACAGTAACacaaagagtgtttttttatgtacaacTTTGGAAGTCATTCACTTGATGTGTTTAattcagactgctgaagcctcatattAGTTTCAGATAACATttggaatgtatttttttttttacagggaaCAAGGACTGGTTGGAAAAGGAAATTGATTTGGGAACAGATAACTTCTGGGCCAATATGAAAAGTAGGACTGATTACAACAAGAAACAACTGTTTCAATGTTTGTATGGGTACCTTACTATTGGTACTTAAACAATTGCAAATCTATCCTTTAATACTAGATGGACAGTTATTTATACCACGTATGTTAGCAAAGATATTAATAGTTGTGCCAAATTGATATTGCATTTCAAGAGCTTTGAGTGACCTCAGTATGCGTGTACAGTAAaattatgaatattacattttaaatgtgttatgcGGTAACTATGCCCTTAAAATACACAGTTAATTAATATATACCATATTCAGAATACAGCACATACATTCTTACAAAGagtctaaaaaataaaaataaacaattaaaacaattttcACAATCAGATTTTCCAACCTTCATGTATACAACAACACTAATAATTCACCAACAAAAAATAACCAATGAATACTATAATGCCCTTAGTATGTTAAGTGAGTTAGAGTTTTGGTAGTCTTTGTCAAATAGTCCACACCTGAAAGCATTTGGAAATCCAATATGAGAACATGACAAGGTGTCATTCTTAGTTTCTGAAGGATAAAAAAATGTCCccacattataataataatttgaatatgttACACTGACTTACAGAAAAGACAAtataataatgcaaaataatgaacataaaaatCGTTATCCACACATTGATTTGAAAGTATTCACTAATGTATGAAGCCAAATGTAAAATACTCTTAGTCATTGTTTATTCTGTAACTCCTTTAATAACCCTTTTATGATCCAAATTCAGATTAACTGAGGCAAGTATTTTGGTTACCACCAGAGGGCAGAAGAGAGCTGAGATACAATTTGTACCTCACTAAATGCAAAAGCCCAAGAAAACAAGAGGATGTAAACTTAAGATAACAATATTCCAAAAAAAGGACACTTTCTATATTTCAGTTTACTTTCAAAGATATGGAGGATGGAGGTCTCAGTGAGATCAATGGCAGCAAGTTTCAGATAAGGATTCAAAAAGATGCCGTTGAAGGATCGACTGCCAAGAAGCACACACTGGCCCTGACATCTGGGTGAAGAGCACAGAGGCCAAATAGAGAACAGCGAGAGCCAGGTGGATGAGCTGAAAGCTGAGTTGATCACTAAAATACACAtgaagcagctgcagggagagagagagacatctgGCGCAGACTGATTACTTGTCTTGTGGATCCTTAATATTGAATGTCTTCAGAAACTTGAGGTGTGTCAGTGCACTATTGTACTCATTTTAAACTCTGGATGAGTCAAAAATGAATGTGGTATCGATAAGGTGTATGGAAAttcaatgaaaaaacaatgataggtttgtacattttgtaataaaaatcCATATTCAGATCCAGATATTGTTCCAGATATTGTTTTTGATCACtcacaaaagacacacaaaaatcaACCCTCTTCTCTTGTCCAGCCCAAAGCACAAACAGATCAGACACTCTTAAATCAAACATCTGAATCATACAaattatacaacatttattgtACAGACAGATTGGATGTTATGAGTGCAAGAAAAAGTTATACAAGATAAAACCAGTTTGTATTATCATCACTGATGGTTTTATAGATGAGATTAGATACTAAAAGATGGAACTTGATCTGCAGTAAAAGTGCTAAAAGCAGTAGGAATTAAAAACAGTTGATGTTTGAAGTTTTTAAGAGCATGAAAATAATCCCTGTTGGTGTAAAGTGTTCTGTGTCCAAAACAGAGAGAGCACTGATGGCAGTGGGAGATAAAATCTGTGTATTCAGTGATGCCATCTATGAGTCTGCTAATGAAGGTTTTCATCAAGACAGGCATGCAGGTGCATGTCAGTcccacaaagacagagaaagtaTGCGCAACCTTTAGCCACACCGCACCCAAAATGCTCCATTACTGTGTTAGTAAAAGTCCTCCATTAAAAATGTgggatgtacagtaccagtcaaatgtctggacacaccttctcattcaatggtttttctttatttttattttttcctacattgtagattaatattgaagacatccaaactatgaaggaacgcatatggaattatgtggtaaacaaacaaatgctcaacaaaccagaatatgttttatattttacattcttcaaagtagttgaatgagaagttgtgtccaaacttttgactggtactgtatatccaaTTTAGGCTATGGTGTTTCAGATATTGCAATATTTCTTATGGCTAACAAGCAGTGTTTGTTGTACATGTTTTCGATATTCTTTCTGAGACAAATGAATTCTTACAACATCTAATTcaaacatgaaatacatttgCATTAGTTCAAGCAAactgttatatattataaattagtATTAGCCTACTGTTCACATTACTGTTATGTGGAGGTCAAATGCAATGAAACCACAACTGACATATAAAAGGGTCAAACACAGTTTTGATAATGACAAATTCAATGGTTTGATAACTTTTTATGGTTTAATTATGGTTATAAGCAATTTGTTAACATTTACAAATGGTAATAGCTGTATGTAATGTCAGTTTACATAAAATTAACCACACaaacatgattaaaacattacttttgtACAGTTCAGTAAATATAACCCCCATATATGAATGGATGTCATCATATGCGCGTAAACACATGGAGGGACTTTGGGTTGCGTTCCAGTTCGCATTTCTCTGCGTGGGGGTCGTGTTGATTACCCCGTCCGCCCTGCGCAGCATGTGTTAATCCGCGCGTCCTGGAACTAGCCCCGCCTCTGACGTCATCGTCTGGCCGAGGGGAGGAGCCAGGCTGCAGCCACACTGACACGTACGAATCCTGCGTAAGATTTAAGGAGGAAGTTACATATTTTTACCTTAAGTTTGAACGCCAGCACGGCTTCCTTCGACTCTGACTCTGATGTAGGTGACCTGCAGGTGTAAGTCCACAGTTTGcacgcttttattttgaagcaacACGcagggggtggggtgggtggtggtggtgggaggccGAGCACAAGATGAGATTCTCGGCGTGCGTTTCTGTGCTGCGGTCGGTCGGCCCGGTGGTGATCGGGATCTCTTTAGGCTTCACGCTGAGTTTATTGAGCGTGAACTGGACGGAGGAAGCGTGCTACCTGGACGGCAAGGAGGCTGAGGATGTCACCTCAGGTCAGGACGGGCTGCTCAAAGGAGCCAGAAAGCCCAACTCTATTTCTACAGGCAATGAGGTGGAGTCCGAGGAGGATTTGGAGCCCAGAATAGTCCCATATAAACAAGTCCAACAGGGTCCAACAAAGAAAGTGTTCAGGTAAGCCTTTGGATGTCTATTGGTCAAACACAGTCTGCAACCAGGCTCATAGCTCCACATCATTATAGGCTGAGGTCATAGGTCATCCTCAAGAGATGACTGACAATCATGTTGTTCTCATATAGGTGTCACTGGATTgtcattattatattcctttattgatccccatgggggaaattcaagtgttgcagcagctcaactacacagacacagacaataaatacacatactatacaacaaaataaaataatgtggggggtaatattaatagtaatattaatggAGCAACAATTCAACATCACACAAGGGTTTGTGTTTGAGTTAGATTCACATAgtttatgtatttcatttctAGGCTCACAAAAAGACAGCACAAGGGatgtaaattatgaaagcaTCTCTATTCATGACTGGATTTGATATGTTTTTTGTATCGTTTTTGATTTGCATGTCAGTCAGTGCATTTACACTGGCTGATATGAAATGAAACATCAGAAAAAGATTCagtcagtaaaacaaaaacacacacaatgtaaacacaaataggaagtttttgtgtttttacattgttttcgAAGAAAATCCAACCTCAGACTAATCAAACAGAGATAAACTGAAGTTTAACCAGGATTAAAGTGATTTAATAAACAACTAAACCTGATATAAACTGAATTCAGTTGAGTAAgattaataattcaatattaatctgactgatatgaaatgaaaacatcagaaaaagattcagtcagtaaaacaaaaacacacacaatgtaaacacaaataggaagtttttgtgtttttacattgttttcaaAGAAAATCCAACCTCAGACTAATCAAACAGAGATAAACTTTTAAAGTTTAACCAGGATTAAAGTGATTTAATAAAGAACTAAACCTGATATAAACTGAATTCAGTTGAGTAAGATTAATAATACATAACCAAATAGGCATAACCTGGTTTAATTCtgcagttttttcccccccctctccctggtGTCACTGGTCTTGATCAAATTGGCACAGAAAGTCTGATGGGATATGAAGTTTACAGCCCCACTTCATCAGCTGGTTTTATACCTGCCAACATTCATTGCCACAGAGCCCAGAGTATCTGCATTCTGGGCCATGGCCTCCATGCCTTACATTTACTTTGTAAACAGGCAGACATTTCCCAGATTTCTTCTGCATGGAGACCTTGTTTGAATGTTAGCCCTCTCACCCAAAGCGGTTGCTTTGCATTGCAATTCTGAGAAAAGAGACTTTTCACTGTGGAAAGAAAGTTCTACTGAGGGTATTTAAGCATTTCAGCATACAGGTTTCACAAGCATCAAGTGGTGTAATAtaaggattattttcattattgattaattgtttagttCAGGGAGTGTCAAACAGCGGTTAAAACATGCTCATTCTGTCCAACCCACAGTCCATAACTGCAATGAGGAAACACGATTCAAGTCCTTGCATGTTTACTTTTCCAGAGAGCTGATGGTTTTTCTTGTTAGTCTGTATGTTTGGATATTCAAAACCAGTCATGATTCCTGTGAAGTTTGGTGGGTCTAACCACAGATGTCTGCTTTTTATAAACTACTATTTTCAGTCATTATTATTCCCATTGATATCAAGATCAATTAATAAACTAAACATGAAAGTTATAGTAAGATAATAGTAGAGATAACGTATTTTTGTGTGATTGTAAGTTGAAGAATTGTTGGTGAAAGTTTGTTTTCTAGTTCttttagtgtatttttatttcaaataataatgaaGCATTTACTCAGTAGCTGTTTGGTGTCGTTTTCAGGGCTAAATACATAAGCACAGAGTTGGGGATGCGGGAGCGTCTGTTCGTCGGGGTCCTGACGtccaaaaacaccataaacaCTCTGGGCGTAGCTGTCAATCGCACCATCAGCCATCACCTGGACTCTGTGATATTCTTCACCGGCATGCGCAACCGCAAAGTCCCTCACGGCATGTTTGTCGTCTCTCACGGCGACGAAAGGCTGATATGGAACATGTTTCAGAACATCAAATACATTCTAGACCATTACATCAACGAATACGACTGGTTTTACTTCGTCCAAGACGACGCCTACACCGAAGCGGACAGGATCAAAGGCCTGGTGGATCACCTGAGTATGGATCGAGAGCTGTACATGGGCAGTCCCGAGGAGTTCATAGGTGGAGAAATGGAAGGGAAGTACTGCTACGGAGGGTTCGGGTACATCCTGTCTCGAACCTTGCTCCTCCGGCTCCAGCCCTACCTGGAAAACTGCAGGAACGACATCCTGAGCGCAAGGCCCGACGAGTGGCTCGGACGATGCATCATTGATTACACGAGCACTAACTGCGTCAGTGAATTTCAGGTAGGTCGAGTCTATTCTCATGTGGGCACATGATCACACTGCATTTATTCAACACGacctttcttttttcaataatacactatctatttatttaaatctataaaaGTGTCTCGGCTTCTTAATGTTTGATGTTCAAAAGGAATAGAACGAGGCGGCTCGTcgttaaaatgaatgatgagcaacaggggaaaaaaagatgctcAGACTGTCACTCAGAACAGGGGGGGTATCCTTgtccaaagaaaagaaacaaactgtcAAGGAAGGCAGAAACTGTGCTTTGCCTCTGGGACAGCACTTAAAAGTGACAGACAGCTATATAAAAGTGTAATTACCATTCTAGAACAGAGGCGGTATTTATATTGCAGAGTAGATTGCTAATACCCtttagcctttttcttttttcttctccttggCTCCAGGAGCAACACGGAATAGGTAAACAGCAGAGCGCCGCCCGAGTTCAGCCTTGCTTAGGTTCAATGGTGTGAAAATCCCCTGTGGGTCAACACGCTCTGCTCCTGTAATGTCATTAGCATTTAAGGTCAAAGAAGCTCTGCGGAGACCTGATCTGTCCCAGTGCCCTTCCAGCCGATTGTTTGTTGCATTCGGCAGCAGTCTGCTTCCTCCGTGCTAAAGTGTGTGGCCTTTGTAAacaaattcaaatatatttttgggaaGGTTATCAATGTGAATGTGTCCTTTTTACAATATATACACGCGGCCAGTGTTTTGTAGTTGAGTTATTCCACTGTCTTTTGCTTCCATTTTCCCCTTTTCTTGGCCACGACACAGTGCTGGAAACCATCTTGTTACACAGTTGAGAGAGTGTTGCATGGCTAAACTAAAGTGCCCGGAGCCAGAAGAGCTCCAGCAGTGCCCCCTGAATGAGGGAGGGGAGCGGGGGGGGTTGTTAAAAGGGCCTGGTGTGGCTGAAGAGAAACAGCCTGAACACAGAGCAAGACATCAATTTTTCTGTTAAGAGAGAACATTGATGACAATTAGGCACGGATAATGCTTCACTAAGTGTACCACTACAGGCTGTTGGCAAACATTAACAACAGAGTGGCCTCGCTGCTCGGTTAAGCTGCGTCTccattctttgtttcttttaatagCTTGATCAGATtggattcactttttttttttctaatcacTCAGGCTCCTTAGGTGACTACTCTGTTTTCGGCTTAACTGACTGTGTCTTTAAGTGGGATTCTGGTGCCATTGCCAGTCATTTCTTATTGGGTTTCAACCTTAAATCCTTAACTGTTGCCTTTTTAACCTGATGCTGCCGCGATCATATTTCATTACGTATAAAAAGTGGCAAAAGTAAGATGAAATAAAGCATCTCTTTAACCTCATGTTCCCAAAACAAATCTCTTGACAATAGAAGGTTTTTGTACAACAATAGTATTCAATTCTTAGAAGATGAATCTCCGTCTACCCTTCACTATGTAATTATGGTTGACACCAGTCTGCTTGGCCCAAGATGCTCTCTAGATAGCGTGTGATGTTTGTTCGAATAGAAGTAGCACAGCGTAACAACTATGCTtggaaaaacataaaagcatgttTCTGTCATTCATGATTTAAGATGCCTCACGAAAAGAcgtctctgtttcctctcaggGACTTCAGTACCACCATTATGAGTTGGGAAAAAACTCTGATCCAAGTAAAGAACAAAGTGAACAGTTCAAGAAAGCTCTGACTGTCCATCCAGTGTCCGACCCTGAACAGATGTACAGGCTGCACAGACACTTCACTGAGATGGAACTCCAGAAGACTTACGATGAGATTGCTAAGCTGCAGGTAAGCTGCTTTCAAGTGTCACAAATCACCCATGGttcagtcaaaaataaaaagcctggCTTGCCATTGCTGACCTCTGGCGCGTCAGTAAGTGTCTAGATATAAACGGTTGTTGTGTTTCCATAGGCAGAAATAAAAAACGTGAGCGTGGTTGCTTTTGACGGCAACCGAAGCTCCCAGTGGCCCGTCGGGATCAATCCACCTTTTGAACCGAAGTCCCGTTTTGAAGTCCTGAAGTGGGAACACTTTACAGAAGAGGAGATTTACTCGTGCATCGATGGCTCTCCAAAGTGTGAACTGCAGGGTATTGATCGCATGGATGTGGCTGATGTCATTGAGGTAGCCATGGTCGAGCTGAACAAGAAGTACAAGCCAATCCTTCACCtgaagaagcagcagctgatTAACGGGTACAGGCGCTTCGACCCCGTCAGAGGAATGGAGTACACCTTGGATCTTCAGCTGGAGGTCGTGAACCAAAAAGGTCACAGCCGTTCCATTACCAAGCGAGTTCATCTGGTGCGACCTTTGAGTCGGATTGAGATCATCCCCATGCCCTATGTCACTGAGGCTACAAGGATTCACATCATTATGCCTCTTACTTCTCAGGACCGAAGCTCTGTCGACCATTTCCTGGAAATGTTTGCCTCAAATGCTTTTGAGACCAGTGAAAATGCAATCCTAACgttcttgtttatttatgacCCAGTGGAGGCGCAGCAAGTTAACCAGAATGATATATTCGCCGGTGTGAAGGCACAGATAAACACCTATGAACGCAAATACCCAACCGTAAAAATCCCCTGGATTAGTGTCAAGACGGAAACGCCATCCCAGATCAAGTTCATGGACATCATCTCCAAGAAGCACCCAGTTGACTCGCTGTTCTTCTTGGCCAATGTCAACACGAATGTCAATTCAGAATTTCTGAACCGCTGCCGCATGAACTCCATAAACAACTGGCAGGTGTTCTTCCCCATTCACTTCCAGGACTTTAACCCCGACGTGGCCTACCACAACCAGCAGCATCCAGCCACGGTGGATCTGATCAAGGACGCGGGCCATTTCGACCGCAGGGCATTCGAAGAAGCGTGCTTTTACAACTCTGACTACATGGCGACACGCACGCGAATGGTGGCGGACATCCAAGAGAACGAGGAGATCCTGGAGACCCTGGACATCTTCGACATGTTCTTGAAGTACTCGGGTCTGCACGTATTCAGGGCGGTGGAGCCGGCGTTGCACCAGCAGTACAGCTACCAAGCCTGCAACCCGCGACTGAGTGAAGACATCTACCACAGATGCGTGCAGAGCAACTTGGAAGGTCTGGGTTCTCGCTCCCAGCTCGCCATGCTGCTGTTTGAGCAAGAACAAGGCAACAGCACTTAAACACCAGTGGACTCCGGCTCTCCTGCTCCGTCTTTCAATGGATGAATATTGTCTTGATGCACGCTAGAATTTGGGACAACCCATTTCTGGAGGCTGAAGGATCATCGAAGATCGTTCGGTTTGTTAAAAGTTTTTAGTTAGTTtggaaaaatgaatgcagtacATTCCCAATGAAACCTTCCCTTAAATGTTTACAATACTTCTATGTACAGATGAGTTGCTTGAACCAAATGTTTCCGCTGCTCTGACGAATTTTGAAAGCTGCGTTAAGTTACTTTTGACCACTGGATGTCAGAAactcacagcagcagagcctTGACTTAGTGCTGGCTTATCCAGTCAATGTTTAAGATGTCAACTACACATCCAGAGGACACACGGCTACGTAGAATCAGAGTTACTAGCAGCAAAGCTTTCACATATATTTTTTCAAGTCAATAGAATTAATGTTAATATCAAAGatattgtttaattaatgtATAGCTATGAATGTATAGCATATATATGGATATACATTAGTATATTGCACCAAATGTTGTGTGCTCCTTCACATTGAAACATT
The Anoplopoma fimbria isolate UVic2021 breed Golden Eagle Sablefish chromosome 16, Afim_UVic_2022, whole genome shotgun sequence genome window above contains:
- the chpfa gene encoding chondroitin sulfate synthase 2, whose protein sequence is MRFSACVSVLRSVGPVVIGISLGFTLSLLSVNWTEEACYLDGKEAEDVTSGQDGLLKGARKPNSISTGNEVESEEDLEPRIVPYKQVQQGPTKKVFRAKYISTELGMRERLFVGVLTSKNTINTLGVAVNRTISHHLDSVIFFTGMRNRKVPHGMFVVSHGDERLIWNMFQNIKYILDHYINEYDWFYFVQDDAYTEADRIKGLVDHLSMDRELYMGSPEEFIGGEMEGKYCYGGFGYILSRTLLLRLQPYLENCRNDILSARPDEWLGRCIIDYTSTNCVSEFQGLQYHHYELGKNSDPSKEQSEQFKKALTVHPVSDPEQMYRLHRHFTEMELQKTYDEIAKLQAEIKNVSVVAFDGNRSSQWPVGINPPFEPKSRFEVLKWEHFTEEEIYSCIDGSPKCELQGIDRMDVADVIEVAMVELNKKYKPILHLKKQQLINGYRRFDPVRGMEYTLDLQLEVVNQKGHSRSITKRVHLVRPLSRIEIIPMPYVTEATRIHIIMPLTSQDRSSVDHFLEMFASNAFETSENAILTFLFIYDPVEAQQVNQNDIFAGVKAQINTYERKYPTVKIPWISVKTETPSQIKFMDIISKKHPVDSLFFLANVNTNVNSEFLNRCRMNSINNWQVFFPIHFQDFNPDVAYHNQQHPATVDLIKDAGHFDRRAFEEACFYNSDYMATRTRMVADIQENEEILETLDIFDMFLKYSGLHVFRAVEPALHQQYSYQACNPRLSEDIYHRCVQSNLEGLGSRSQLAMLLFEQEQGNST